In one window of Acaryochloris thomasi RCC1774 DNA:
- a CDS encoding SRPBCC family protein — translation MQHLKLFSRSDRKPTRARQLRLTDQYWQRLGELAEARQLDRAAYLEHYVDDLEQAKEELRYLVAGMQDMAVQDQEYIKELTGELEQLEYDNTRLQQQTQQFDTEKPALQQQIQQLNAEKAVLQQQIQQLNAETTTLQQKIQQLDAEKAAQLVQQLDVEEATLQLPDPVETEPQAGASRTALLKKSLGLLLSLAILFLIGGFTLPSTVHVERSIYIDSTPVDVFPLVGDLAEWPKWSPWAEMDPDMEMTVTGSGKGQRLKWHSDDPRVGNGTQELTIFAPPTYVKSHLDFGDQGGADATFLLEAEEEGSRVSWALDTDMREGVPLLKQPISTYFQFFMDDMIGKDYEIGLSHLKVLAEQEIPQYKNFFEWAPLPLRRNADQEQSTPSLESYIQRVLDWSGVAAD, via the coding sequence ATGCAACACCTAAAGCTATTTAGTCGAAGCGACCGTAAACCGACACGCGCTCGGCAGCTTCGTCTAACGGATCAGTACTGGCAGCGTCTGGGAGAACTGGCTGAGGCAAGGCAGCTCGATCGAGCGGCTTATCTGGAACATTATGTCGATGACTTGGAACAGGCAAAAGAGGAGCTAAGATACCTCGTTGCTGGGATGCAGGATATGGCAGTCCAGGATCAGGAATATATCAAAGAGCTGACAGGCGAACTCGAACAGCTCGAGTATGACAACACGAGGCTCCAGCAGCAGACTCAGCAGTTTGATACCGAGAAACCTGCCCTGCAGCAGCAGATTCAGCAGCTCAATGCAGAGAAAGCTGTATTACAGCAGCAGATTCAGCAGCTCAATGCAGAGACAACTACACTGCAGCAAAAGATTCAGCAGCTAGATGCAGAGAAAGCAGCGCAGCTCGTTCAGCAGCTTGATGTCGAGGAGGCTACGCTGCAACTGCCTGATCCTGTGGAGACGGAGCCACAAGCGGGAGCTTCACGCACAGCTTTGCTCAAGAAGTCCCTCGGCTTGTTATTGAGCCTAGCCATCCTGTTCCTCATTGGTGGGTTTACTCTGCCCAGCACTGTACATGTCGAGCGCAGTATTTACATTGATTCAACTCCGGTAGATGTTTTTCCCCTTGTGGGTGATTTAGCGGAGTGGCCGAAGTGGTCCCCTTGGGCTGAGATGGATCCTGATATGGAGATGACGGTTACCGGCTCAGGGAAGGGGCAACGATTGAAGTGGCACAGCGATGATCCGAGAGTGGGTAATGGCACTCAGGAGCTAACGATCTTTGCACCCCCTACCTATGTGAAATCCCACCTAGACTTTGGTGATCAGGGGGGCGCCGATGCGACGTTTCTGTTAGAAGCTGAGGAAGAAGGCTCTCGGGTCTCTTGGGCGCTTGATACTGATATGAGAGAGGGTGTCCCGCTCCTTAAACAACCCATCAGTACCTATTTTCAGTTTTTTATGGATGACATGATCGGGAAGGACTACGAAATCGGTCTGAGCCACCTCAAAGTCCTTGCAGAACAAGAGATCCCCCAATATAAAAACTTTTTCGAATGGGCGCCTTTACCATTGCGCCGTAATGCAGATCAAGAGCAGTCTACACCCTCTTTAGAGTCTTACATTCAAAGAGTATTGGATTGGAGCGGTGTCGCGGCGGATTAG
- a CDS encoding MBL fold metallo-hydrolase — protein MSTPIAINDRWFTTERISDDLYLITEPHYFWWNRANLWLIKGQTQDLLIDTGLGVASLRHYLTTLIDKPLLAIASHIHFDHAGGMVEFNRRAIHQAEASALCHGDNYEALCTPRQGWVLPEHFEQAPYPGFTVSQYTLRAAEPTQILNEGDVLDLGNRAFEVMHLPGHSHGCIALYDPRSREIFSGDVIYDGELLDGLHCSDISTYIASYERLQKLSVETVYPGHYRTFGKAKYDQIIGEYLDAKRKPGCPAEQARESLS, from the coding sequence ATGTCAACGCCCATCGCTATTAATGACCGTTGGTTTACAACAGAGCGCATCAGTGATGATCTCTATCTGATTACAGAACCACACTACTTCTGGTGGAATCGCGCCAATCTCTGGCTCATTAAAGGGCAAACTCAAGATCTATTGATTGATACAGGGCTAGGCGTCGCCAGTCTGCGTCATTATCTAACCACTCTTATAGATAAACCACTGCTGGCAATAGCGTCTCACATCCATTTTGACCACGCAGGCGGCATGGTGGAATTTAACCGGCGGGCAATTCATCAAGCAGAAGCCAGCGCCCTATGCCATGGTGATAATTATGAAGCGCTCTGCACTCCGAGGCAGGGCTGGGTTTTACCCGAACACTTTGAACAAGCCCCCTATCCAGGATTTACCGTCTCGCAGTACACCCTGCGGGCAGCAGAGCCAACCCAGATTTTGAATGAAGGCGATGTTCTAGATTTGGGCAACCGTGCCTTTGAGGTGATGCACCTACCTGGTCACTCCCACGGCTGTATTGCTCTGTACGATCCACGGTCCAGAGAGATCTTTTCAGGGGATGTCATTTATGACGGCGAACTGCTAGATGGACTGCACTGCAGCGATATTTCGACCTACATTGCCAGCTATGAGCGATTGCAAAAGCTGTCAGTTGAGACCGTCTATCCAGGACACTATCGCACCTTCGGCAAAGCCAAATATGATCAGATTATTGGAGAATATTTAGACGCTAAACGGAAACCGGGCTGCCCTGCAGAGCAAGCCCGCGAATCGTTGTCATAG
- a CDS encoding glucosaminidase domain-containing protein: MQIFTKRSQTSKRRTAWRGFLGWGNAAVLIMLLCSCQDQGSSTAASAEEDQEIMQTSDPYINRLLPNAKRLRKEYDVPLELTLAIAIHETGHGDFVLGQDNHFGLKCRSNDCVSARSSQWENCADPAPCFDMFAKTITDLSGGDFTDLEKIRQAGYATSPKWTRKVKKIRRSVRRKLKKAQRTS, translated from the coding sequence ATGCAGATTTTCACTAAGCGTTCACAGACCTCGAAGCGACGCACTGCATGGCGAGGCTTCCTAGGCTGGGGCAACGCGGCTGTTCTAATAATGCTTCTTTGTAGCTGCCAGGATCAGGGATCGTCTACCGCAGCCAGTGCGGAGGAAGATCAGGAAATCATGCAGACGTCCGATCCCTATATCAATCGTCTGCTGCCAAATGCGAAACGGCTCCGTAAAGAGTACGACGTTCCCCTAGAGCTGACACTTGCGATCGCAATTCACGAAACCGGGCACGGGGATTTTGTCCTCGGACAAGACAACCATTTCGGTCTCAAATGCAGAAGTAACGACTGTGTTTCGGCACGCTCTAGCCAATGGGAGAACTGTGCGGACCCTGCTCCCTGCTTTGATATGTTCGCCAAGACGATTACGGACCTCTCCGGTGGTGACTTCACAGATCTTGAGAAAATCCGTCAAGCCGGTTACGCCACCAGTCCCAAATGGACCCGGAAAGTCAAGAAAATTCGACGATCGGTGCGCCGCAAGCTCAAAAAAGCCCAACGGACCTCGTAA
- a CDS encoding CmpA/NrtA family ABC transporter substrate-binding protein: MLQVSSISSKSSWEQLSVQRGELAELDIQCQFCGGFHPSQDHWKYMADMPQQPSELIDDLIKMRYYRPEALEVANTITQAEMRTALFVKMASQGSPKRERLVNELIQLAGGLDEAFAAAFGPKSGEFFTDAQRSGGFTRRKFLRNIAVGAALVSLANCSNQPDSAETEADKPITGALEKTDLSIAFLPITCASPIIMSKPLGFYEKYGLNVTLRKYAGWSVVRDAVIAGELDASHMLAPMPIAMSLGLGSTAFATKLASIENNNGQGIAVAKKYLGKINGPSDFKGMTIGIPYDYSNHNLILRYYLATGGVNPDKDVKLIVLPPPDAIAKMKSDQIDAFILPDNFTQRVVKDDIGFIHILTKDLWAGHPCCAFTASQAWIDEHPNSFRALNKAIIDGATYANKAENRKEVANAIAPREYLNQPVDVLEAVMTGKFEDGQGNTLDIPDRINFDPYPWKSFATWISTQLVRWNYMPPEQAKYDEIGEEVFLTDLARELAEELGAEAPTEATRIEKLKFDTLDPSNATAYIEDQREKYGI, translated from the coding sequence ATGCTCCAAGTCTCATCGATCTCATCCAAGTCCTCTTGGGAGCAGCTCTCAGTGCAGCGAGGAGAGTTGGCAGAGCTAGACATTCAGTGCCAATTCTGTGGTGGCTTCCATCCCTCGCAAGATCATTGGAAGTACATGGCCGATATGCCCCAGCAGCCGTCTGAATTGATCGATGACCTGATCAAGATGCGCTACTACAGGCCCGAGGCCCTTGAAGTCGCAAACACCATTACCCAAGCCGAAATGCGAACGGCACTGTTCGTGAAAATGGCCTCCCAAGGCAGCCCCAAACGAGAGCGGCTTGTCAACGAACTCATTCAACTCGCAGGTGGACTCGATGAAGCTTTTGCAGCCGCCTTTGGTCCCAAATCTGGAGAGTTTTTCACCGATGCCCAACGCTCTGGCGGGTTCACGCGGCGCAAGTTCTTACGCAATATCGCCGTCGGTGCCGCCCTCGTCTCCCTCGCCAACTGCAGCAATCAGCCCGATTCCGCCGAGACAGAAGCAGACAAACCCATCACGGGCGCACTCGAAAAAACAGACCTGAGCATTGCCTTCTTGCCGATCACCTGTGCCAGCCCGATCATTATGTCCAAGCCCTTGGGCTTCTATGAAAAATATGGCCTCAACGTGACCTTGAGAAAATATGCCGGATGGTCCGTGGTCCGCGATGCCGTGATCGCGGGGGAACTGGATGCATCCCACATGTTGGCCCCCATGCCGATCGCCATGTCTCTGGGGCTGGGTTCCACTGCCTTTGCCACTAAGCTCGCCAGCATCGAAAACAACAACGGTCAGGGGATAGCCGTTGCCAAAAAGTATCTGGGCAAAATCAACGGTCCTTCTGACTTCAAGGGGATGACCATTGGCATTCCCTACGACTACTCCAATCACAATCTGATTTTGCGCTACTACCTCGCCACCGGAGGCGTCAATCCAGATAAGGATGTCAAGCTGATCGTGCTGCCGCCGCCAGATGCGATCGCAAAAATGAAATCAGATCAAATCGACGCCTTCATCCTGCCGGATAACTTTACCCAGCGGGTCGTCAAGGATGACATCGGTTTTATACACATATTGACCAAAGACCTGTGGGCAGGTCATCCCTGCTGCGCCTTCACGGCCTCCCAAGCCTGGATTGATGAGCATCCCAACTCGTTTAGAGCTTTGAATAAAGCCATTATTGATGGAGCCACCTACGCCAATAAAGCCGAAAACCGGAAAGAGGTTGCAAATGCGATCGCACCCCGCGAATACCTGAATCAGCCCGTCGATGTTTTAGAGGCTGTGATGACCGGCAAGTTTGAAGACGGCCAGGGCAACACCTTAGATATCCCCGATCGAATCAACTTTGACCCTTATCCTTGGAAAAGCTTCGCCACTTGGATCTCAACCCAGCTAGTCCGCTGGAACTACATGCCCCCAGAGCAAGCCAAATATGACGAAATTGGCGAAGAAGTTTTTCTCACTGATTTAGCCCGTGAACTGGCAGAAGAGCTAGGGGCAGAAGCACCGACTGAAGCAACCCGCATCGAGAAGCTGAAGTTTGATACCTTAGACCCCAGCAATGCAACCGCCTATATTGAAGATCAGAGAGAGAAGTACGGGATCTAA
- a CDS encoding GIY-YIG nuclease family protein yields the protein MEELKKTAQRQGTTVIYLGKTYQTIKDLCREVSATASNSQVGSRIFGYCRKYHKVATEIPHERLHDALFMSVSDYRLKYGTRRSYIQFKGRKWQRQELYNACRDENSGSYKRFQQRLRKLEKRFSIPLKDIQIIDALNLDIQEYREKYPAGNSKPFTYTGQQFSEHTGSTFPSLKLFLKLVGLEEEYGTFKNRSKGDSYISQKIDIWPEYFAPPSSKGLIYKINCTKTGLSYVGRTYFSAQKRWNGHQQSAKEGSNTIFHKAIRKYGSESFRLEVLENNIHETLLGSRESYWIKNSDTLTPKGYNSVAGAETARRRGKIIYIGERKFIGIAGLAEELYEESGVAQHVIIKRYGKGIRSYKELTEPARTHSDHQMAGTGIWRRWKSM from the coding sequence ATGGAAGAGCTAAAAAAGACAGCGCAAAGACAAGGAACAACTGTTATCTACTTAGGAAAAACATATCAAACCATTAAGGATTTGTGTCGGGAAGTCAGTGCTACAGCATCAAATTCACAGGTCGGAAGCAGGATTTTTGGATATTGCAGAAAATATCATAAAGTTGCGACTGAGATACCACATGAACGCTTACATGATGCTCTCTTCATGAGTGTGAGTGATTACCGATTAAAGTACGGAACTAGACGTTCATACATACAATTCAAAGGCAGGAAGTGGCAGCGTCAAGAACTGTACAATGCCTGTAGAGACGAAAATAGTGGCAGCTATAAGCGTTTCCAACAACGGCTGAGGAAGCTTGAAAAAAGATTTAGTATTCCTTTAAAGGATATTCAGATAATCGATGCATTGAATCTTGATATTCAAGAATACAGAGAAAAATACCCGGCAGGGAACTCGAAGCCATTTACTTACACAGGGCAGCAGTTCTCTGAACATACAGGCTCGACATTCCCGTCTTTGAAGCTATTTTTAAAATTAGTTGGTCTGGAAGAAGAATATGGAACTTTCAAGAACCGGAGTAAAGGTGATAGCTATATAAGCCAAAAGATTGACATATGGCCGGAATATTTTGCCCCTCCCTCCTCAAAAGGTCTAATTTATAAAATAAACTGTACAAAAACAGGATTGTCTTATGTTGGTCGGACATATTTCTCTGCCCAAAAGAGATGGAATGGTCATCAACAAAGTGCTAAGGAGGGAAGTAATACAATTTTTCACAAGGCAATTCGGAAATATGGTAGTGAATCATTTCGTCTAGAGGTCTTAGAGAACAATATTCATGAAACACTATTGGGTTCTAGAGAATCATACTGGATTAAGAATTCGGATACTTTGACACCGAAGGGATATAACTCGGTGGCAGGTGCTGAGACAGCTCGACGCAGGGGAAAAATCATTTATATAGGGGAACGAAAATTTATTGGTATTGCAGGATTAGCCGAAGAACTCTATGAAGAGTCTGGAGTCGCTCAACATGTAATTATCAAACGCTATGGAAAAGGGATCCGCAGTTATAAGGAGTTGACTGAACCCGCAAGAACTCATTCCGATCACCAGATGGCAGGAACAGGTATTTGGCGACGTTGGAAATCAATGTGA
- a CDS encoding MSMEG_0569 family flavin-dependent oxidoreductase yields MRSHYPVIIIGGGQAGLSMSYCLRERGIDHIIFEKHRIAHSWRSKRWDSFCLVTPNWQCTLPGFPYPGDDTHGFMQKDEIVQYVEEYARSFNAPVQEGVAVSKVSQHDDRYAVITSMGDFTADQVVIATGGYHQPKIPRISERLPEEVLQIHSSEYKNPQSLPDRAVLVVGTGQSGCQIAEDLHLAGKQVHLCVGGAPRSPRTYRGRDVVDWLDQMGYYDLPIDEHPQGETVRSKTNHYVTGRGGGREIDLRQFALEGMQLHGKLKQIQEGLLTFQDDLKHNLDQADGVAESIKCTIDDFIAKEKISAPLEPDYEPAWQPEEACLDLDYVQANIGTVIWCTGYHSDFRWVDIPVFDGKGYPGHERGVTPINGLYFLGLPWLYTWGSGRFSGIARDAVHIADYVASKQPLLALRSQRKINEVAIGS; encoded by the coding sequence ATGCGATCGCATTATCCGGTCATTATTATTGGCGGGGGTCAAGCCGGACTCTCCATGAGCTACTGTCTCCGAGAACGGGGCATCGATCACATCATCTTTGAAAAACACCGCATTGCCCATTCCTGGCGCTCGAAGCGGTGGGATTCCTTTTGTTTGGTGACACCCAACTGGCAGTGTACGCTTCCTGGCTTTCCCTATCCGGGCGACGATACGCACGGCTTCATGCAAAAAGATGAAATCGTGCAGTACGTCGAAGAGTACGCCCGTTCGTTTAATGCGCCGGTCCAGGAAGGGGTAGCAGTCTCGAAGGTCAGCCAGCATGACGATCGGTATGCCGTAATTACCTCAATGGGAGACTTCACCGCTGATCAGGTGGTGATCGCCACGGGCGGCTACCATCAGCCTAAAATCCCGCGCATCAGTGAGCGCCTGCCTGAAGAGGTGCTACAGATCCATTCTTCTGAATACAAGAACCCGCAATCGTTACCGGATCGGGCGGTGTTGGTGGTGGGGACCGGACAGTCCGGCTGTCAAATTGCAGAAGATTTGCACCTCGCGGGCAAGCAGGTTCATTTGTGCGTGGGCGGTGCGCCGCGCTCTCCGCGAACCTATCGTGGCAGAGATGTGGTGGATTGGCTTGATCAAATGGGGTATTACGATCTGCCCATTGATGAACATCCGCAAGGGGAAACGGTGCGCTCTAAAACCAATCACTACGTGACGGGGCGTGGCGGTGGTCGAGAGATTGATCTGCGGCAGTTTGCCCTAGAAGGGATGCAGCTCCACGGCAAGCTAAAGCAGATTCAGGAGGGACTGCTGACGTTTCAAGATGACCTCAAGCACAATCTTGATCAGGCTGATGGCGTTGCGGAAAGTATTAAGTGCACCATTGACGATTTTATTGCCAAAGAAAAGATTTCAGCGCCTCTAGAGCCTGACTATGAACCCGCTTGGCAACCGGAAGAGGCGTGTCTAGATCTCGACTATGTGCAGGCGAATATTGGTACCGTGATTTGGTGTACGGGCTATCACAGTGATTTTCGCTGGGTAGACATCCCGGTTTTCGACGGCAAGGGCTATCCGGGGCATGAGCGGGGGGTGACGCCTATCAATGGACTGTACTTTTTAGGCTTGCCGTGGCTCTATACCTGGGGGTCAGGTCGTTTTTCGGGTATCGCCCGAGATGCTGTACACATTGCTGACTATGTTGCATCTAAGCAGCCGTTACTGGCGTTGCGATCGCAACGCAAAATCAACGAAGTTGCGATCGGCTCTTAG
- a CDS encoding M48 family metallopeptidase, translated as MNRWLTRLHKQKISTPEDFDALVQKIEVVARRNPVYYRSRLKLLACLGYGYILTVFSLLFAALWGLRQLLIESQSYEFVGQIKWVALLIFAGLVNLFVVKAKPPPGITLTRKLAPALFAVIDELTSALKAPRINKIILDDDLNAAVMQRPWLGLIGWHTNYLLIGLPLMQALSPEQCKAVIAHELAHLRGGDGRVSAWIYRIRHTWYELAERFGKNSSGGFLFHQFFSWYGPYFKAYSFVHARSQEYEADRLAANLTGVQHKAEALIWLYVNGLFVTKEFWPDFQRRTLTLIDPPDNFVSQLLAKLRRGMTLEQSHDWLALSLARQTTNASTHPCLTERIEALGYTVETPLYPPTERATALLGDRTNDFAKQLDQLWQTEETKNWQDKYDCHQRQLDCLNRLSNKSEHLLTIEEKIKQASLIWTLQDPQAALPLFQAILEQEPEDTVVRYWVGFLLSEQGNEAGIPHLEFVADRDPSLLISACQQLYPFYLKQDRGPEAEDCKQRWQAHENVWRPARTERAEFDAKTQFVPHDLPISEVRQLVESLSDFREVKSVYIVRKVVERFPEHPYYVFAIARRSYQGMGKEYRTDHKLSMLIQSEIAFSRSYTLRFLDQGEPWKRLKQVSGALVYHH; from the coding sequence ATGAATCGCTGGTTGACTCGGCTCCACAAACAAAAGATTTCAACCCCCGAAGATTTTGATGCACTCGTGCAGAAGATAGAGGTTGTTGCTCGCCGCAATCCAGTTTATTATCGCAGCCGCTTAAAGCTTCTCGCTTGCCTTGGTTACGGTTATATCCTGACCGTTTTTTCCCTACTCTTCGCTGCTTTATGGGGACTGAGACAACTCTTAATCGAGAGCCAGAGCTATGAATTTGTCGGTCAGATTAAGTGGGTCGCCCTCCTGATTTTTGCGGGTTTGGTGAATCTGTTTGTGGTCAAGGCGAAGCCTCCTCCGGGAATTACCCTAACCCGAAAGCTGGCACCTGCCTTGTTTGCAGTGATTGATGAGCTAACATCAGCGCTCAAAGCCCCGCGTATCAACAAAATCATTCTTGATGATGATCTCAATGCTGCCGTTATGCAGCGCCCTTGGCTTGGCCTGATCGGGTGGCATACCAACTATCTGTTGATTGGCTTACCGCTGATGCAGGCATTGTCGCCAGAGCAGTGCAAAGCTGTGATTGCCCACGAGCTGGCTCATTTGCGGGGGGGAGATGGTCGGGTCTCTGCCTGGATCTATCGGATTCGCCACACTTGGTATGAGTTGGCAGAACGCTTTGGAAAAAATAGCAGTGGTGGCTTCTTATTTCATCAATTTTTTAGCTGGTACGGCCCTTACTTCAAAGCCTATTCCTTTGTTCATGCGCGATCGCAAGAATATGAAGCCGATCGACTGGCTGCTAACCTTACGGGCGTTCAACACAAAGCGGAGGCTCTGATCTGGCTCTATGTTAATGGTCTGTTTGTGACTAAAGAATTTTGGCCTGACTTTCAAAGACGAACGTTGACACTGATCGACCCACCCGACAATTTTGTTTCCCAGCTCCTTGCAAAATTACGGAGGGGAATGACATTAGAGCAAAGTCATGACTGGCTGGCTCTGAGTCTGGCGCGTCAAACCACCAATGCATCCACTCACCCCTGTCTTACGGAGCGGATTGAAGCGCTGGGTTACACCGTTGAAACGCCGCTCTATCCCCCCACAGAAAGAGCGACAGCTCTACTGGGAGATCGGACAAACGACTTTGCAAAGCAACTTGATCAGCTCTGGCAGACAGAAGAAACTAAGAACTGGCAGGACAAGTACGACTGTCATCAACGCCAGCTTGACTGTCTCAATCGCTTAAGCAACAAATCTGAACACCTGCTCACGATTGAAGAAAAGATAAAGCAGGCTTCATTGATCTGGACTTTACAGGATCCACAGGCTGCACTGCCGCTGTTTCAAGCGATTTTGGAACAGGAACCAGAAGATACGGTTGTGCGCTACTGGGTTGGATTTCTATTATCTGAACAGGGCAATGAAGCAGGCATACCCCACTTAGAGTTTGTGGCTGATCGCGACCCATCTCTGTTGATTTCTGCCTGTCAGCAACTGTATCCCTTCTATCTGAAACAAGATCGGGGGCCTGAGGCTGAAGATTGTAAGCAGCGGTGGCAAGCGCATGAGAACGTCTGGCGACCCGCGCGGACAGAGCGGGCTGAATTTGATGCTAAAACGCAGTTTGTGCCCCACGACCTACCCATATCAGAAGTCCGACAGCTAGTCGAGAGTCTGTCGGACTTTCGAGAAGTGAAGTCAGTGTATATCGTTCGCAAAGTAGTTGAACGCTTTCCTGAGCATCCATACTACGTTTTTGCGATCGCAAGACGTTCTTATCAGGGCATGGGTAAAGAGTACCGAACCGATCACAAGCTGAGCATGCTGATCCAGTCTGAGATCGCGTTTTCACGCAGCTACACGCTGCGTTTTCTCGATCAGGGAGAGCCATGGAAACGCCTGAAACAAGTCTCAGGTGCATTGGTCTACCATCACTAA